TTTATAGAGACTAAGAGCAACTTTGCTTAATAATGCATCATTAAATGCTACTATAAAGTATTGACAAGCTAAAATGCATGAATTCAATTCTTACTGAAAACCCTAGCATGGATTAAGCAGATAACAACAACCAAAATATCATCAAATGGATTCAATATAGCTCAACTAAGCAACTGTACATGAAAGTGAGAACTGTCAATGCAGCATCCAAAGTAAAAATAAGAAGCACTTgtcacaactagaaaatggataaatacagacagatttacagacaaatttagtctttattacagacggattcttggttaccgacgaaattaccaacggattttgtccctctgtaaaagtcccgtcggaaattatttaccgacggatttttccTCTGTAAATTCTCCCTCCATTTCCTGAAGGTGATAAacttacagacggattttccttctgtaattacagacggattttctgaCAAATTTTTCGTCTGTACTTTAAACTTTGGAAAATCATTATTACAGatagaaaatccgtctgtaaatccgtctgtaaggtaaaatagaatttttttatttttttaattacaaaataaacttgttttcatacaaaataaatataaatttaatacaaatttttatctaatttatattcgaatatttataatatttcaaaaaataaacaaattcatcgtattaaaaataaacaatatttacaataaattatttaatatgaaTTGAAGATACAACTGAAGTGATTTCATTTGTTCTAGGGTCAGCACTTTCTAAAGAAACGCCACAAGGATCTTCTTTAACCAGAAGGGCAAGAACATTGAGTGAGCTCCATGTTTTTGTCACATTGCTGCTTGAATCTCCCAAAGTAACAGCAAAGACAGCATCAAATCCTCCTACTCCTGGAACTCCAGCCAACAACACTCCTTCCAAGTTCAGTGTAGCATTTAAAAGTTTTGTTTGTGATTCTGGTTCAATTTGCGTGAATTGCAAGGAAAGAGTAGTGATATTCTACCAGCAGATATAATTTATAATCAACATCATTCAAACAGAAGAAGCCTAATAATAAGTGCCAAATCAATGAAAGGAACTTACAGGAACACCTGCAGCCTCACCCATTAGGCGCATATGATATCTAATCCCAAGCATAGTTTCTTTTGCACCTAGCAATGCTTTAATAACTGCTTCCTTATTGGGTTCAGAAGCTTGCTCTATCCACTGCGAGAATTGTATTTTCAACATCAACACAAGAAGAAAAGCAAGAACAAATGTAGTCTCAAGAACATGATATCACATATGCTAAGAAGCACGGGCACACCAAATTACTGC
The genomic region above belongs to Arachis stenosperma cultivar V10309 chromosome 5, arast.V10309.gnm1.PFL2, whole genome shotgun sequence and contains:
- the LOC130980721 gene encoding phosphomevalonate kinase, peroxisomal-like, with product MTAKVNAVVCAAYAGTPVIITRLQHKHCLHQNLNGNWDHERTEFFLPPLMTLLLEPGTGGSSTPSMVGAVKKWQKSDPQKSLDTWRRLSEANSQLEIQLNFLSKLAKEQWDAYKSVIDSCSKLRSEKWIEQASEPNKEAVIKALLGAKETMLGIRYHMRLMGEAAGVPIEPESQTKLLNATLNLEGVLLAGVPGVGGFDAVFAVTLGDSSSNVTKTWSSLNVLALLVKEDPCGVSLESADPRTNEITSVVSSIHIK